The DNA sequence GATGTCTCTCTACTCTCTTCATCTCAGATCTTCTGCTCTCTCTTCTTGTTTATCAGGTGCAAGTCCCAATTCTACATTATAAATACACATAATATTCCAGAAAACTTTATTATATCCCCCACTATCCTCCTCTCATCCTAAACCTTGAGGTTTATCTTTGATTCTACCCTCCCCCTCACTTGTCATATCCAATCCATAACTAAATCATATCACTTTCAACTGACGAATATTCCTAAACTATGTCCTTAGTTCACACtaccctgtctcttccttactcccagctttactgtCTCTTcctactcccagctttactcacccctgtctcttccttactcccagctttactcacccctgtctcttccttactcccagctttactcacccctgtctcttccttactcccagctttactcacccctgtctcttccttactcccagctttactcacccctgtttcttccttactcccagtttaactcacccctgtctcttccttactcccggcTTTACTCACCTCTGTGTCTTCCTTACTCccggctttactcacccctgtcttttccttactcccagctttactcacccctgtctcttccttactcccagctttactcacccctgtctcttccttaatCCCacctttactcacccctgtctcttccttactcccagctttactcacccctgtctcttccttactcccagctttactcacccctgtctcttccttaatCCCacctttactcacccctgtctcttccttactcccagctttactcacccctgtctcttccttaatCCCacctttactcacccctgtctcttccttactcccagctttactcacccctgtctcttccttactcccagctttactcacccctgtctcttccttaatCCCacctttactcacccctgtctcttccttactcccatctttactcacccctgtcttttccttactcccagctttactcacccctgtctcttccttactcccagctttactcacccctgtctcttccttaatCCCacctttactcacccctgtctcttccttactcccagctttactcacccctgtctcttccttactcccagctttactcacccctgtctcttccttaatCCCacctttactcacccctgtctcttccttactcccagctttactcacccctgtctcttccttaatCCCacctttactcacccctgtctcttccttactcccagctttactcacccctgtctcttccttactcccagctttactcacccctgtctcttccttactcccagctttactcccccctgtctcttccttactcccagatTCCCCATTGGCTGAATcagaaatattacagataaaggaGGAAGAACTGGACTCCGAAGATGACGTCAACTCAACAGAAGGTTCTGCATTTCAATGTACTGGTGGGGGTCATGCACAGTGTGGCTGGTAATATCTTGCATTGACACTCACTCTATTGTTGATTCCTTACTGGCAGCTTCCCCAGAGGATGAAGaagaaatattacagataaagataAAGGAGGAAGAAGCGGACTCTGCAGATTATCTGAGCACAATGGGAAGCTTGGCAGTTATTGATGGGGGTAAGTAGCTGGAAATTCTGTCATTTACAACATAAATTTAGAGAATATTTACAACTTGGCTGATATTAAGAAAGTGGCACATGGGAATTTCATATGCATTATTGGTAGATGCAACATTATAAGTATTTATATAGTTTTAcaccacattttgtaatgtaaaattcaattcttatataaataataagccccctagaaaaaaaaacatttttaaaagctggTCTTACAtagggagatctgctcatttggtgacgtCGCccaacaagcggatctctccctgctATGCCCAgcgcaatattgggctgatccaatcgtgggcccgaCATTCGGATCACAACAAGAAGAATACAGGCGGTAGGATTGAGGACCATATCAACTACCCGATGGTCCTCGATTCGACTGGATTTTTGGCCAACTTGAGGCCAGATATTGATCcgggaagcctgttggagggccccatacactgggcaataagcttCTGACTTAATCTGTCGGCACCTTATATCTCTCCCTGTATCGGGTCTTTCCAGATATATTAGCTACTTGTTTTAACAGAAAGTGTTACACTTGCCCTTAATTATGAGTCTGACAGTACAAAGCAAATGTGTTTCAACACTGATACTTGCTTTTCTGTAAATAGAGAGTGGCTTGAACAATGAACAGAGTTGTGATGGAGACATTTCCTCATCGAGGTTAAGAATCTGGGGATCACTTAGTTCATTTGATCCTGTGGCTACAGCCAAGGAGTCATCACCGGGCAGAGACATTGACTCGGAGTCTGAAACAAGATACAAGGATTGCTCGGCGGGCTCTGGGTTTATCTGCAGTAAATGTGGGGCAGTCTTTTCAACAAACCGTGATCATCTCACCCACCCGTGTATCTGTACTGGCAGCGCCTACACAGCAATTAAACCATTCATTTGTACAGAGTTTGAGACAAAGCACCCTACCTATCAGCAGCCTTATCCAAGGGAGAAACCCTTCACCTGCGCGGAATGTGGGAAGAGCTTCTCTCGCAAGAGCAATCTTCAAAGCCACCAAATCATTCACACAGGGATGAAACCGTTCACATGCCCTGAGTGTGGCAAACACTTCTCTAATAAGAGCAATCTGCACAACCACAAGAAAATTCACATGCCTGACAAACCTTTCACATGCACCGAATGCGGAAAGACTTTCCCTGAGAGCAGCAGCCTGCGCAAACACCAGATCATTCACACGGGAAAGGATGTT is a window from the Xenopus laevis strain J_2021 chromosome 6L, Xenopus_laevis_v10.1, whole genome shotgun sequence genome containing:
- the LOC108719546 gene encoding oocyte zinc finger protein XlCOF6.1-like isoform X1, with amino-acid sequence MEISAAASVSDEDSPLAESEILQIKEEELDSEDDVNSTEASPEDEEEILQIKIKEEEADSADYLSTMGSLAVIDGESGLNNEQSCDGDISSSRLRIWGSLSSFDPVATAKESSPGRDIDSESETRYKDCSAGSGFICSKCGAVFSTNRDHLTHPCICTGSAYTAIKPFICTEFETKHPTYQQPYPREKPFTCAECGKSFSRKSNLQSHQIIHTGMKPFTCPECGKHFSNKSNLHNHKKIHMPDKPFTCTECGKTFPESSSLRKHQIIHTGKDVYKCTECGCSFYRRSNLHSHQRIHTGEKPFTCAQCGESFSHKTSLKTHEMIHTGEKPFSCTECGKCFSQKYKLLRHHMTHTGEKPYTCSECGKCFPHKDTLMRHQVIHTGVKPFTCTDCGKSFSRLSHLQKHLKVHIK
- the LOC108719546 gene encoding gastrula zinc finger protein XlCGF8.2DB-like isoform X2 encodes the protein MEISAAASVSDEASPEDEEEILQIKIKEEEADSADYLSTMGSLAVIDGESGLNNEQSCDGDISSSRLRIWGSLSSFDPVATAKESSPGRDIDSESETRYKDCSAGSGFICSKCGAVFSTNRDHLTHPCICTGSAYTAIKPFICTEFETKHPTYQQPYPREKPFTCAECGKSFSRKSNLQSHQIIHTGMKPFTCPECGKHFSNKSNLHNHKKIHMPDKPFTCTECGKTFPESSSLRKHQIIHTGKDVYKCTECGCSFYRRSNLHSHQRIHTGEKPFTCAQCGESFSHKTSLKTHEMIHTGEKPFSCTECGKCFSQKYKLLRHHMTHTGEKPYTCSECGKCFPHKDTLMRHQVIHTGVKPFTCTDCGKSFSRLSHLQKHLKVHIK